The Antarcticibacterium sp. 1MA-6-2 genome has a window encoding:
- a CDS encoding lipid-binding protein, with product MKRKNILKSLIIMFISFSLVSCDTGGDPDPGATEVVDLAGDWYVMLLVDGEDIYGLGYNLISTYNTASDEQEMWVDDHELWPMKVVTPVNVQSLTFSGTDLENLYSYEDSEGEIVSLGS from the coding sequence ATGAAAAGAAAGAATATATTAAAGTCTCTTATAATAATGTTTATAAGTTTTTCCCTGGTGTCCTGCGATACAGGTGGAGATCCTGATCCCGGAGCAACAGAAGTGGTTGACCTGGCAGGAGATTGGTATGTAATGTTATTAGTTGATGGGGAGGATATCTATGGATTGGGTTATAACCTTATCTCTACCTATAATACTGCTTCTGATGAACAGGAGATGTGGGTCGATGATCACGAGTTATGGCCAATGAAAGTTGTAACTCCCGTAAACGTGCAATCTTTAACCTTTAGTGGGACAGATTTAGAAAACCTGTATTCATATGAGGACAGCGAGGGAGAAATAGTTTCACTAGGTAGTTGA
- a CDS encoding lipid-binding protein: MTNGKVLLDAATTSGGNITDSIHMNVEFSDDPGTVYTLAGYRRTGFLEDEH; the protein is encoded by the coding sequence ATTACCAATGGCAAAGTTCTTCTTGACGCTGCCACTACTTCTGGAGGTAATATTACTGATAGTATTCATATGAACGTTGAGTTTTCTGATGATCCTGGTACTGTTTATACCTTGGCAGGATATCGAAGAACTGGTTTTCTTGAAGATGAACACTAA
- a CDS encoding SusD/RagB family nutrient-binding outer membrane lipoprotein, with protein MQKWVSEFPGNGYDAFFDHLRTGYPQISDVPQSSISYIPGTFSYSINGTTGGNFPQRLLFPSNVRSRNNNAPSLVAITVPVWWAE; from the coding sequence ATGCAAAAATGGGTTTCAGAATTTCCGGGGAATGGTTATGATGCATTTTTTGATCATCTAAGAACCGGATATCCCCAAATATCAGATGTTCCGCAAAGTTCAATTTCATACATCCCGGGAACTTTCAGCTACTCAATTAATGGAACTACAGGAGGAAACTTTCCGCAAAGATTGTTATTTCCAAGTAATGTACGTTCCCGTAATAATAATGCCCCAAGCCTTGTAGCTATTACCGTTCCGGTATGGTGGGCCGAATAA
- a CDS encoding BT_2262 family domain-containing protein: protein MKNTFRYLSYLACCGFLLTGCEAESTAEISEVTNFAVFDLTGSDEILLHKGEEYVEPGATAEEAGEPVEVSTNISQGWFRGQNFDTDISDFYTVSYSAINQDGFEATVSRTIIVAENGDLVDDISGLYRSSIVRNGATNPNQQGIEYVLIWEKEPGVYGISDAIGGWYMYGTNYGIGYAAQGATITKNGPNSFTSSSTVPVGAFGGEAKITAITTNPQAKTIDITTNWATFGYVFEVHLEQVQF from the coding sequence ATGAAAAATACATTTAGATATCTAAGTTATTTAGCCTGTTGTGGATTTCTTCTCACAGGATGTGAAGCAGAAAGTACAGCAGAGATTTCGGAAGTAACAAACTTTGCTGTTTTCGATCTAACAGGATCTGATGAAATTCTCTTACATAAGGGGGAGGAGTATGTGGAACCGGGAGCGACAGCAGAGGAAGCGGGTGAACCTGTAGAGGTTTCTACTAACATCTCCCAGGGTTGGTTCAGAGGTCAGAATTTTGATACAGATATTTCCGACTTTTATACGGTAAGCTATTCAGCAATTAATCAGGATGGTTTTGAAGCAACCGTAAGCAGAACAATTATTGTAGCTGAAAATGGAGATTTAGTAGACGATATTTCTGGCCTCTATAGATCCTCAATAGTGAGAAATGGAGCTACCAATCCCAATCAACAGGGAATAGAATATGTTCTTATTTGGGAAAAAGAACCAGGAGTTTACGGTATTTCAGATGCAATAGGAGGTTGGTATATGTATGGTACCAACTATGGAATTGGATATGCTGCACAAGGGGCCACTATCACCAAAAATGGGCCAAATAGTTTTACATCAAGCAGTACGGTTCCAGTAGGAGCATTTGGTGGTGAAGCCAAAATTACAGCAATTACAACAAATCCACAGGCTAAAACTATTGACATAACCACAAACTGGGCAACCTTTGGCTATGTCTTTGAAGTTCACCTCGAGCAAGTTCAATTTTAA